The following coding sequences are from one Virgibacillus necropolis window:
- a CDS encoding zinc ribbon domain-containing protein: MTVLFHCPYCGTKVQDNESYCIKCGKRLPEDIHNRLHLSKGSKKFWFLPLAILFLLALSIGVFYLFLENQTAQAKELYSDGEKNAQKGNFEKAKDLFEQALEQKENFPQASNAIEFMDIAIIIQSKLDNAAKELAKLEYQEALNGIVETESSLKNYNGSVVKKLVNEIVLTRNTIKIEQLKSQLQKKPTNDELKVLLWEAESIKSNEAEKITSNIRNQIIDYTYSKASEQLNKHHFSDAQTLVNDGLIYAPDSKKLKSLQTAIDNEKIAFETAQQRRIESAISTAEKERKQNKNDAVELVDVKLLNDEQGKLVVKGEVKSIATIPINTILVEYDLLTKEGEKFKSNEVYVFPDTLYPNEAGEFEFTHFDITNKAKELKVEVTKTKWYTDK, translated from the coding sequence GTGACAGTTTTGTTTCACTGTCCTTATTGTGGTACTAAAGTACAAGATAATGAATCCTATTGTATAAAATGTGGAAAACGATTACCAGAAGATATACATAATCGATTGCATCTCTCAAAAGGATCGAAAAAATTTTGGTTTCTTCCCTTAGCAATCCTTTTTTTATTAGCCCTATCCATTGGTGTTTTTTATTTATTTTTGGAAAATCAAACTGCACAAGCAAAAGAGTTATATTCCGATGGTGAGAAGAACGCCCAAAAAGGGAATTTTGAGAAGGCCAAGGACCTTTTTGAGCAGGCGTTAGAGCAAAAAGAAAATTTTCCTCAAGCCTCAAATGCAATTGAATTTATGGATATAGCAATTATCATTCAGTCTAAACTTGATAACGCAGCAAAAGAACTCGCAAAGTTAGAATATCAAGAAGCGCTTAACGGTATTGTTGAAACGGAATCATCCTTAAAAAATTACAATGGATCCGTAGTGAAAAAACTAGTTAATGAAATCGTTTTGACACGAAACACTATTAAAATTGAGCAATTAAAAAGTCAATTACAGAAAAAACCTACTAATGATGAATTAAAAGTTTTACTTTGGGAAGCAGAATCCATTAAAAGTAATGAAGCTGAAAAAATTACAAGTAATATACGGAATCAAATAATAGACTATACTTACTCCAAAGCAAGTGAACAGCTTAATAAACACCATTTTTCTGATGCGCAAACTCTCGTTAATGATGGTTTAATCTATGCTCCAGATTCTAAAAAACTAAAAAGCCTGCAAACAGCAATAGATAATGAAAAAATTGCATTTGAAACTGCTCAACAACGCCGTATTGAATCAGCTATTAGTACTGCTGAAAAAGAACGAAAACAAAACAAAAATGATGCTGTCGAACTAGTGGATGTCAAACTTCTTAATGACGAACAAGGAAAGCTCGTTGTTAAAGGTGAAGTAAAAAGTATTGCAACGATACCAATCAATACCATCCTAGTTGAGTATGACCTACTAACAAAGGAAGGCGAAAAATTCAAATCAAATGAGGTCTATGTATTCCCAGATACACTTTATCCAAATGAGGCCGGTGAATTTGAATTTACCCACTTCGATATAACGAATAAAGCGAAGGAACTAAAAGTAGAGGTAACTAAAACTAAATGGTATACAGATAAATAA